In Mytilus galloprovincialis chromosome 1, xbMytGall1.hap1.1, whole genome shotgun sequence, the following are encoded in one genomic region:
- the LOC143065006 gene encoding 3'-5' exoribonuclease HELZ2-like isoform X1 yields MDTIKGVVTMAKRLFGLEEETTENEWLEGTNIQAVEQQHRYSQNFRQYQHTKTRKKHIRPKSQLQRSSLSIYESDADSSGSELSQRSCPELRGGNHKTYHTKKKRRKKKLLEEEYDGKIDSDWDDRVEDTRKCLDWKRQSDESFTDSQNDSDSHIVSSDNYSTSENEADSEDDDESFFEKSREFYKENKESTQFVEIGVLQNGLELSERCVEAFMSENVKKGKKFVNFYKDLKNRDQSTNIHQREGNSNRRCILQIVSSHTAKCTVIEPIDNIEIIEISGRSKCGKTYSDDEVLVKVLKKEGQNEFIPRWDKRIQTELKTYGEVVGLFDRKRYKDVDHPVLVCELDNYDNDKVKPICKTVPKIQLVSERDLDLFEVEIFTYDKKMKSLAHKDIMKINPSKRKVFMFFVVIIGWKSLYPLGAIIEVHKSSANFKSGLKILELQYSVPTLYSKDTIDAVERLPVDILDVKIENRLDLTQLRTFTIDPSNSKDLDDALSIETLKKGYKVGIHIADVSAYIDKDDSIDLEAQIRATTFYPGGGKRAYQMLPEPLTEKCSLLPGERRLTLTVFLLFDKEFHLLPFRSFEKTTIRSHQQFNYTRVQDIIDKQVDSEWTMEINLLHGIAKKLRQQRFGCAVYAFPVEVDLYDETDSQMKTQEAHYLVEEFMVLANSSVADALMMRFPEHVPLRCQDPPNKTKIQEWLKLYPQISNLIFHLQEKQPLPNHKLAISNMENENGCSVRYTVVTRFQKWVWEKLIKCIEDGNFTEAFKIFGQDENHPFQSIALDEWYSFQETAEYRCSGKTSGLESKHFSLPTFSGYVHFTSPIRRYVDIIVHRLLHALKDCKESPYSSEEVADLCFSITKKGHLAKTFSKKCRALYLANKIVRQPVMLHGFVKEIKDRDLELLFPGLRSLPSVSKKLQYNLLDVCALPKQVKNQDDLHSEVKRQMIELKWERRIYSKTEKPPRPKSKLRGYLRTPDDKGGPYQRIDPHQRTEFQQLAKWIGLINVMCKDKKPTEMRNILRNMSIANIFRFIPTTFYTELDVNSERDREDTQENEESELSNDQRQIKSLINDQFCKYSMSFSHGQVLAVQMGTDFEKGIILPKPQMFNMTGNVKYCLQHASDPVRYFEKYSTTKSKDRYDSETDYMQIWLQIVRMETAMSATREPPIVINDLPISFESRGGHFTLFTSFCDERNIDLHSMSVDKSHTQEDLIQDENKTEYVSCSDYLCIKCPISRKTNTFFEPRQNACPFDFSYWLSHAKIDKTKTVKKNTPEERINVHFSLVPSAPSVPESLIDTAKKFRCSIDLIQKSELDKRIEVYIGRLKEASTLAKCIAMNKAIPRLDKAHLESIAEYDVPAGVIASNNDMQCKAIEKALTSTFSLIHGPPGTGKTYTGLKLIYLFDQINKSISEKSGTRKQILFCGPSNKSVDLVAKLFQKYFKDHSVDFARYYGGSMENHDYPIPGRVYSARACSRDSIPDSGLKPVSIHHLIRNPEKPHAYKLCQYEETFRKKPNQINAEKVKEYTKLLTLATIEEISQHDIIFCTTAMATNKRLIEGTKNRIFQCIIDEAGMCTEPECIATIIATKAEQVVLIGDHKQLQPVILCQSTAKLGLDKSLFQRYSDRSVQLKDQYRMHPSICKFPSKCFYQDKLRTIQCLSWEENPPLHIWFQPEKRHVFCHVEGEEVTLPVSTEEGNEMSRSNKKEVEQIMKIFTHLVKKEKIFGDHKKKKVCTVNIMSQYNAQCSAIREALGALILRDVDLTNTSVNTVVGSQGGQWDYVIFSLVRSIPQYRIEPHPTLGWCTQNLGFITDEHQINVALTRAKKGLFIIGNRHLLKCDRVWRQLINMYASQGSVVEADDFPRPIPKPKKCRQYDKDGFELVYSRQ; encoded by the exons ATG GATACAATAAAAGGAGTGGTTACTATGGCCAAAAGACTGTTTGGTCTTGAAGAAGAAACAACAGAAAATGAATGGCTAGAGGGAACTAATATACAAGCGGTGGAACAg CAACATCGATACTCGCAGAATTTTAGACAGTATCAGCACACAAAAACCAGAAAGAAACACATAC GTCCAAAAAGTCAACTACAGAGATCTTCATTAAGTATTTATGAAAGTGATGCTGACAGTTCAGGGAGTGAACTTTCACAAAGAAGTTGTCCAGAGCTGAGGGGAGGAAATCACAAAACTTACCACACCAAAAAGAAAAGACGGAAGAAAAAGCTCCTTGAAGAAGAATATGATGGGAAGATTGATTCCGACTGGGATGATCGTGTCGAGGACACAAGAAAGTGTTTAGATTGGAAACGCCAGAGTGACGAAAGCTTTACAGATTCACAAAACGATTCTGATTCCCATATTGTAAGTTCAGACAATTATTCAACGAGTGAGAATGAGGCTGACAGTGAAGATGATGACGAATCTTTCTTCGAAAAAAGCCGCgagttttacaaagaaaacaaagaaagCACACAGTTTGTTGAAATAGGCGTTTTGCAGAATGGTTTAGAATTATCGGAGCGATGTGTTGAAGCATTTATGTCAGAAAACgtgaaaaaaggtaaaaagtttgtaaatttttacaaagatttaaaaaatcgAGACCAATCAACGAACATTCATCAGAGGGAAGGAAATTCAAATCGACGTTGTATTTTACAAATAGTATCATCTCATACGGCTAAATGTACAGTCATTGAACCGattgataacattgaaataaTAGAAATATCTGGTCGATCCAAATGCGGAAAAACTTACTCCGATGACGAAGTTCTTGTTAAAGTACTCAAAAAAGAAGGACAGAACGAGTTTATTCCAAGATGGGACAAAAGAATACAAACAGAATTGAAAACATACGGGGAAGTAGTCGGATTATTTGACCGCAAACGTTATAAGGATGTGGATCATCCGGTATTGGTATGTGAACTCGACAATTATGACAACGACAAGGTGAAGCCCATATGTAAGACGGTGCCAAAAATTCAGTTGGTATCTGAAAGAGACTTAGATCTTTTCGAGGTAGAGATCTTTACCTAcgacaaaaaaatgaaatcactAGCACATAAAGACATCATGAAGATAAATCCGTCTAAAAGAAAAGTTTTCATGTTCTTTGTTGTCATAATTGGCTGGAAATCTCTATACCCATTAGGAGCAATTATTGAAGTACACAAATCGTCAGCAAATTTTAAATCCGGACTGAAAATCTTAGAACTACAATATTCAGTACCAACATTATATTCTAAAGATACAATTGATGCTGTAGAGAGACTGCCTGTAGATATTTTAGATGTTAAAATTGAAAACAGGCTTGATTTAACTCAACTTCGAACTTTTACAATAGATCCCTCTAACTCTAAAGATTTAGATGATGCGCTAAGTATAGAAACGTTGAAAAAGGGTTATAAAGTTGGCATTCATATTGCAGATGTTTCTGCGTATATTGACAAGGACGATAGTATTGACCTTGAAGCACAAATAAGAGCTACAACATTTTATCCAGGTGGAGGAAAAAGGGCATACCAAATGTTACCAGAACCATTAACTGAGAAGTGCAGCCTTTTACCTGGAGAAAGAAGATTGACATTAACCgtctttttactttttgataaagaatttcaCCTCCTACCCTTTCGATCGTTTGAAAAAACCACCATCAGATCTCACCAACAATTCAATTATACAAGGGTACAAGATATAATAGATAAACAGGTAGATTCTGAGTGGACAATGGAAATTAATTTGCTGCATGGAATCGCAAAGAAATTAAGACAACAACGTTTCGGATGTGCAGTTTACGCGTTTCCTGTTGAAGTAGATCTCTATGATGAAACTGATTCCCAAATGAAAACACAAGAAGCTCATTACCTCGTTGAAGAATTCATGGTTTTGGCAAATTCGTCTGTTGCAGATGCCTTAATGATGAGGTTTCCGGAACATGTTCCTCTACGCTGTCAAGAtccaccaaacaaaacaaaaattcagGAATGGTTGAAGTTATACCCTCAGATAAGTAATTTGATATTTCATTTACAGGAAAAACAGCCTTTGCCAAATCATAAACTAGCAATATCgaacatggaaaatgaaaatGGATGTTCAGTAAGATACACAGTTGTTACCCGTTTTCAGAAATGGGTTTGGGAAAAACTTATAAAGTGTATAGAGGACGGAAATTTCACAGAggctttcaaaatatttggtcaaGACGAAAATCATCCATTTCAGTCTATAGCGTTGGACGAATGGTATTCTTTCCAAGAAACTGCTGAGTATAGATGTTCGGGGAAAACATCCGGATTAGAAAGTAAACACTTTTCTCTGCCAACATTTTCCGGCTATGTACACTTCACATCACCAATCAGACGATATGTTGACATAATTGTACATCGCTTATTACATGCTTTAAAAGATTGCAAGGAATCCCCATATTCAAGCGAAGAAGTAGCTGACCTATGTTTTTCAATTACAAAAAAGGGACATCTAGCAAAAACGTTTTCAAAGAAATGCAGAGCTCTATACCTTGCAAATAAAATCGTCCGTCAGCCAGTTATGTTGCATGGGTTTGTAAAGGAAATTAAAGATAGAGATTTAGAACTACTATTTCCTGGTCTTCGTAGTTTGCCTTCTGTTAGCAAAAAACTTCAATACAACTTGCTCGATGTTTGCGCCCTGCCAAAACAGGTGAAAAACCAAGATGATTTACACTCTGAAGTTAAAAGACAAATGATTGAACTGAAGTGGGAACGAAGAATATATTCCAAAACAGAGAAGCCACCTCGTCCAAAAAGTAAATTGAGGGGATATTTGCGTACACCTGATGATAAAGGAGGGCCTTATCAAAGGATAGATCCACACCAGCGAACAGAATTTCAACAGCTTGCGAAATGGATTGGATTAATAAATGTGATGTGTAAAGACAAAAAACCAACTGAAATGAGAAATATACTCAGAAACATGTCAATTGCTAATATTTTTAGGTTTATACCTACAACATTTTACACAGAACTTGATGTAAACTCCGAAAGAGATAGAGAAGACACACAAGAAAATGAAGAGAGTGAACTTTCAAATGATCAACGTCAGATAAAGTCATTAATAAACGATCAATTTTGCAAATATTCCATGTCATTTAGTCATGGACAAGTACTTGCAGTACAAATGGGCACAGATTTTGAAAAAGGAATTATTCTGCCAAAGCCACAGATGTTTAATATGACAGGAAATGTcaagtactgtcttcaacatgCAAGTGACCCTgttagatattttgaaaaatactcTACCACTAAGTCTAAAGACAGATATGATTCAGAAACTGACTACATGCAAATTTGGCTGCAAATAGTAAGGATGGAAACTGCGATGTCAGCTACAAGGGAACCTCCTATTGTAATAAATGATCTTCCAATAAGCTTTGAGTCTCGTGGAGGACATTTTACACTTTTTACGTCATTCTGTGATGAAAGAAATATTGACTTACATTCAATGTCAGTCGATAAGTCACATACTCAAGAAGATCTGATTCAAGATGAGAATAAAACGGAATATGTATCCTGCTCTGATTACCTCTGTATAAAATGTCCAATTTCAAGGAAAACCAATACTTTCTTTGAACCAAGGCAAAACGCATGTCCTTTTGATTTTAGTTACTGGCTGTCCCATgcaaaaattgataaaacaaaaacagtgAAAAAGAATACTCCAGAGGAGAGAATAAACGTTCATTTTTCCTTGGTTCCATCTGCCCCAAGTGTTCCAGAAAGTCTAATAGATACTGCCAAGAAATTCAGATGTTCAATTGATTTAATACAGAAATCAGAGTTGGATAA GAGAATTGAAGTATACATCGGTAGATTAAAGGAAGCTTCCACGTTAGCCAAATGTATAGCGATGAATAAAGCAATCCCACGTTTAG ACAAAGCACACTTAGAATCTATCGCAGAGTACGACGTCCCCGCAGGCGTAATAGCATCAAACAATGACATGCAATGTAAAGCCATTGAAAAGGCTTTGACCTCCACATTCAGTTTGATTCACGGACCGCCAG GAACGGGCAAGACTTATACTGGTTTGAAGCTCATTTATTTGTTTGATCAAATAAACAAATCCATCAGCGAAAAAAGTGGCACAAGAAAGCAGATTCTGTTTTGTGGACCTTCCAACAAGTCTGTTGATCTAGTTGCAA aaCTATTTCAGAAATATTTCAAGGATCATTCAGTCGATTTTGCTAGATACTACGGTGGGTCCATGGAGAACCATGATTATCCTATACCAGGAAGAGTATATTCAGCAAGAGCTTGTTCTAGAGACTCCATTCCTGATTCGGGTTTAAAACCGGTTTCAATTCATCACTTAATCAGGAATCCAGAAAAACCACATGCATACAAACTATGTCAATACGAAGAAACGTTCAGGAAAAAACCAAATCAAATTAATGCAGAAAAAGTAAAAGAATATACAAAACTGTTAACACTTGCAACAATTGaagaaataagtcaacacgacatCATTTTCTGTACAACAGCTATGGCTACAAACAAGAGGCTGATagaaggaacaaagaacagaatATTTCAGTGTATTATTGATGAAGCTGGTATGTGTACTGAGCCTGAATGCATAGCAACTATAATAGCAACCAAGGCAGAGCAAGTTGTACTAATTGGTGATCATAAACAACTACAACCAGTTATCTTATGCCAATCAACAGCTAAATTAGGATTAGATAAATCTTTATTTCAGCGCTATTCTGATAGATCGGTTCAGTTAAAAGATCAGTACAGAATG CATCCAAGTATATGTAAATTtccctcaaaatgtttttatcaagacaaattaagaacAATACAGTGCTTATCATGGGAAGAAAATCCGCCTCTTCATATATGGTTTCAACCCGAAAAGCGTCATGTTTTCTGTCATGTTGAGGGTGAAGAAGTTACACTTCCTGTCAGTACCGAAGAGGGAAATGAAATGTCTCGAAGCAACAAGAAAGAAGTTGAACAAATT ATGAAGATATTTACACATCtagtaaaaaaagaaaagatttttgGTGACcataagaaaaagaaagtttgCACTGTGAATATTATGTCACAGTACAATGCTCAGTGTTCAGCTATACGTGAAGCATTGGGAGCATTAATATTGAGAGATGTTGACTTAACAAACACCAGTGTCAACACAGTAGTTGGTAGTCAAG GTGGACAATGGGATTACGTGATTTTCAGTCTTGTTAGGTCCATACCACAGTACAGAATAGAGCCACACCCAACACTTGGATGGTGCACACAGAATCTTGGATTTATAACAGATGAACATCAAATCAATGTTGCCCTTACACGAGCCAAGAAGGGATTGTTTATAATTG GTAACAGACATCTGTTAAAATGTGACCGTGTTTGGAGACAATTAATAAACATGTACGCTAGTCAAGGGAGTGTTGTGGAAGCCGATGATTTTCCTCGACCTATCCCGAAGCCAAAAAAATGTAGACAATATGACAAAGATGGCTTTGAACTGGTTTACTCAAGACAATAA